Proteins found in one Mucilaginibacter gracilis genomic segment:
- the dnaJ gene encoding molecular chaperone DnaJ, with amino-acid sequence MAKRDYYDILGVAKGATADEIKKGYRKMAIKYHPDKNPGDKESEESFKEAAEAYEVLSNAEKRQRYDQYGHAANASSASGGGYGGGGMDMNDIFSQFGDIFGGGSPFEGFFGGGGGGQSRGGRRVTKGSNLRIKVRLTLEEIANGAEKKIKVNKQVLCNTCDGTGAKDKSSFQTCKTCGGQGAVRRVTNTILGQMQTTSTCPTCNGEGSVITSKCTVCHGDGIVRGEETITINIPAGVSDGMQLSMAGKGNAAPRGGVPGDLIILIEEIEHEALKRDGNNVVYDLHISFTDAALGTSVEVPTIDGKAKIKIEPGTQGGRILRLKNKGVPEVNSYQRGDQLVHINVWTPKALSREERELLEKLQNSPNFKPNPGKHEKSFFERMKEYFE; translated from the coding sequence ATGGCAAAGAGAGATTACTACGACATACTGGGCGTAGCCAAAGGTGCAACTGCGGACGAAATAAAAAAAGGCTACCGCAAAATGGCTATTAAATATCACCCGGATAAAAACCCGGGCGATAAGGAATCGGAAGAAAGCTTTAAAGAAGCTGCCGAAGCTTATGAAGTATTAAGCAATGCCGAAAAACGTCAGCGTTACGATCAGTATGGCCATGCGGCCAATGCAAGTTCGGCCAGTGGTGGCGGTTACGGCGGCGGTGGCATGGATATGAACGACATATTCAGCCAGTTTGGCGATATATTTGGCGGCGGCAGCCCGTTCGAAGGCTTTTTTGGTGGTGGCGGTGGTGGCCAGAGCCGCGGCGGAAGGCGCGTTACCAAAGGCAGCAACCTGCGTATTAAAGTGCGCTTAACACTCGAAGAAATAGCTAACGGTGCCGAGAAAAAAATAAAGGTTAACAAACAGGTTTTATGTAATACTTGTGATGGTACTGGCGCTAAGGATAAATCATCTTTCCAAACCTGTAAAACCTGTGGTGGCCAGGGAGCAGTGCGCAGGGTTACCAATACCATTTTGGGCCAAATGCAAACTACAAGCACATGCCCTACCTGTAACGGCGAAGGCAGTGTAATTACCTCAAAATGTACAGTTTGCCATGGCGATGGTATTGTACGCGGCGAAGAAACTATTACCATTAACATACCGGCAGGCGTAAGCGATGGTATGCAATTAAGCATGGCTGGTAAAGGCAATGCTGCACCACGTGGTGGCGTACCCGGCGATTTGATTATCCTGATAGAGGAAATTGAACACGAAGCCCTAAAACGCGACGGTAATAATGTGGTATACGATTTGCATATCAGCTTTACCGATGCTGCCCTGGGTACAAGCGTTGAGGTACCCACCATTGACGGTAAGGCCAAAATTAAAATTGAACCTGGTACACAAGGCGGCCGTATACTTCGCCTAAAAAATAAAGGTGTTCCCGAAGTTAACTCTTACCAACGTGGCGACCAGTTAGTACACATTAACGTTTGGACACCGAAGGCCCTAAGCCGCGAAGAACGCGAACTGTTAGAAAAACTACAAAACTCGCCCAACTTTAAACCCAACCCCGGCAAGCACGAAAAAAGCTTTTTCGAACGGATGAAGGAGTATTTTGAGTAA
- a CDS encoding SMI1/KNR4 family protein, whose product MEELKYLLDKFGFVKQPQVDNDFQEIESLIGFHLPEDYKYYLNNYKPFDDSIGKQYVVLYSIDDLFEMNKPGTLDEWYTYTVQIGNNGASEAIGIKFWELNNYKVVIAQYIQNIDDQIEIGTSFTDMLKRLDKEIEWFN is encoded by the coding sequence ATGGAAGAGCTTAAATATTTATTGGATAAATTTGGCTTTGTTAAACAACCCCAGGTAGATAATGATTTTCAGGAAATTGAAAGTTTGATTGGTTTTCACCTTCCGGAAGATTATAAATACTACCTGAATAATTACAAACCATTTGACGATAGCATTGGCAAACAATACGTTGTATTGTATAGTATTGATGATTTATTTGAAATGAATAAACCAGGTACGCTTGATGAATGGTATACCTATACTGTACAGATAGGAAATAATGGAGCAAGCGAAGCTATAGGTATCAAGTTTTGGGAACTAAACAACTATAAAGTAGTTATAGCGCAATACATCCAGAACATTGACGATCAGATTGAAATCGGCACATCATTTACTGATATGCTTAAACGTTTAGATAAAGAAATAGAATGGTTTAATTAG
- a CDS encoding fructose-6-phosphate aldolase → MYVIKVKGVAKIPDYVQLRDEKFTLLAYFRVDRPDKTLDKIGLADKADYIMNIVKDLPFGQILKLEI, encoded by the coding sequence ATGTATGTTATCAAAGTAAAAGGCGTTGCCAAAATACCCGATTATGTACAACTACGCGACGAAAAATTTACTTTACTGGCGTATTTCCGGGTAGATAGACCCGATAAAACACTGGATAAGATCGGGTTAGCTGATAAGGCCGACTATATAATGAATATTGTAAAAGATTTGCCTTTTGGGCAGATATTAAAATTGGAGATCTAA
- a CDS encoding cell division ATP-binding protein FtsE, whose product MIGNSIIKLSGVDIFQQKHLVLQNVNLHIDKGDFVWLIGQTGSGKSSLLKVIYGDLLINTGEGHACGYDLTKLPDKEIPFLRRKLGIVFQDFQLLTDRTVAQNLQFVMKATGWVDKKLIDERTRDVLEKVGLRSKVNKMPHELSGGEQQRVVVARALINDPEIILADEPTGNLDPETSEDLIMLLKEISLNGTAVLVATHDYHIIRQFPSRIVKCENGKVLEDASMV is encoded by the coding sequence ATGATAGGTAACTCGATTATTAAGCTTAGCGGCGTTGATATTTTTCAGCAAAAGCATTTGGTATTGCAAAATGTAAACCTGCATATCGATAAAGGTGATTTTGTTTGGCTCATCGGTCAAACCGGATCGGGAAAGAGCAGCTTGCTTAAAGTTATTTATGGCGATTTATTAATTAACACCGGCGAAGGGCACGCTTGCGGGTACGACCTAACCAAACTTCCAGATAAGGAAATTCCTTTTTTGCGCCGCAAACTGGGCATCGTTTTCCAGGATTTCCAGTTATTAACTGATCGTACCGTGGCCCAAAACCTGCAATTTGTGATGAAGGCCACCGGCTGGGTTGATAAAAAATTAATTGACGAGCGCACCCGCGATGTGTTGGAAAAAGTTGGCCTCCGCTCCAAAGTAAATAAAATGCCGCACGAACTTTCGGGCGGTGAGCAGCAGCGTGTTGTAGTTGCCCGCGCCTTAATAAACGACCCCGAAATTATTTTGGCCGATGAACCAACCGGCAACCTCGACCCCGAAACATCCGAAGACTTGATTATGCTGCTCAAAGAGATTAGCCTTAACGGTACCGCCGTTTTGGTTGCCACGCACGATTATCATATCATCCGCCAGTTTCCATCGCGCATCGTTAAATGCGAAAACGGAAAAGTGCTTGAGGATGCAAGCATGGTTTAA
- a CDS encoding 4Fe-4S dicluster domain-containing protein, which yields MAIKITDECINCGACEPECPNNAIYDAGAAWRFSDGTGLKGIIDFGDGNTLNAEETQAALNDEVYYIVPDKCTECVGFHDEPQCAAVCPVDCCVDDEDIRESKEELLAKKEWLHMEG from the coding sequence ATGGCAATTAAAATCACTGACGAATGCATCAATTGCGGAGCTTGTGAGCCGGAATGCCCTAATAACGCTATTTACGATGCCGGCGCTGCGTGGCGTTTCTCGGATGGTACTGGTTTAAAGGGAATTATAGATTTTGGTGATGGCAATACGTTAAACGCCGAAGAAACACAAGCGGCTTTAAATGATGAAGTTTATTACATAGTACCCGATAAATGTACCGAGTGTGTGGGCTTTCATGACGAGCCTCAATGCGCTGCCGTTTGCCCGGTTGATTGCTGTGTAGACGACGAAGACATACGCGAAAGCAAAGAAGAGTTGCTGGCCAAAAAAGAATGGCTGCACATGGAAGGTTAA
- a CDS encoding NifU family protein, which produces MNINVYTESTPNPATMKFIVNKLLINGSVDYATKESAEKSPFAKELFKFSFVNGVFFASNFVTVTKTEGSEWTDLEPILKEFVKGAVESELAVQLKEQEEVAFEGTDAEIKIQQILQDYVRPAVEQDGGAITYKSFNEGVVTVELRGSCSGCPSSTITLKSGIENLLKRMVPEVTEVVSEAM; this is translated from the coding sequence ATGAATATTAACGTATATACCGAATCTACGCCCAACCCGGCCACAATGAAATTTATTGTGAATAAGTTGCTGATTAACGGAAGTGTGGATTATGCTACCAAAGAGAGTGCCGAGAAATCGCCTTTTGCTAAAGAGTTGTTTAAGTTTTCGTTTGTTAACGGTGTGTTTTTTGCGAGTAATTTTGTTACCGTAACCAAAACCGAAGGCAGCGAATGGACCGACCTTGAACCAATATTAAAAGAGTTTGTTAAAGGCGCCGTAGAAAGCGAACTGGCAGTACAACTTAAAGAGCAGGAAGAAGTTGCCTTTGAAGGTACCGATGCCGAAATTAAGATACAGCAAATATTACAGGATTACGTTCGCCCGGCTGTTGAGCAGGACGGTGGTGCGATAACCTATAAATCGTTTAACGAAGGTGTGGTAACTGTTGAGCTTCGCGGCTCGTGCAGTGGTTGCCCATCATCAACCATCACACTAAAATCGGGCATCGAAAACTTATTAAAACGCATGGTTCCCGAAGTTACCGAAGTGGTATCCGAAGCTATGTAA
- the iscX gene encoding Fe-S cluster assembly protein IscX, whose translation MNDKFELPIHWNDHEDIAMGLYEKFGDDFDESKIYRIRFTDLLEWILTIPNFVGTREQSTEGHLEQIQSAWVYEWRDNQ comes from the coding sequence ATGAACGATAAATTTGAACTACCGATACACTGGAACGATCATGAAGATATTGCTATGGGACTTTACGAAAAGTTTGGCGATGATTTTGATGAATCGAAAATATACCGCATCCGCTTTACCGATCTGTTAGAATGGATACTCACCATTCCTAATTTTGTAGGCACGCGCGAACAAAGCACCGAAGGCCACCTGGAGCAAATACAATCGGCCTGGGTTTACGAGTGGAGAGATAACCAGTAA
- a CDS encoding Rossmann-like and DUF2520 domain-containing protein has protein sequence MRITIIGSGNVATHLAAALKNAGHKIIQVFSPTYQNAAMLAYHVGAQPIDALSEIDPVADIFMIAVKDDAIEGIAKQLAAYNKLTVHTSGATSLQTILNYNPLSGVFYPLQTFSKTKEVDFWQVPLCIEGADNDITAQLELLAQTISNNVQRVSTSQRTILHLAAVFACNFPNNLYAIAQMLLAQHQLDFGLLRPLIMETAQKVQTSLPIDVQTGPAVRNDTKTMAAHIDLLLDLPALRPLYEALSQSIIKMGIEHKADK, from the coding sequence ATGCGTATCACAATTATTGGTTCGGGCAATGTGGCTACCCATTTAGCGGCAGCTTTAAAAAATGCCGGCCATAAAATTATACAGGTTTTTAGCCCTACCTATCAAAATGCTGCAATGCTGGCTTATCATGTTGGTGCACAACCTATTGATGCGCTATCTGAAATTGACCCGGTTGCCGATATTTTTATGATTGCGGTAAAAGATGACGCTATTGAAGGCATAGCAAAGCAATTAGCCGCTTACAATAAACTAACCGTACATACATCGGGGGCCACAAGTTTGCAAACTATTTTAAATTACAACCCCTTATCGGGCGTTTTTTACCCCTTGCAAACGTTTAGTAAAACTAAAGAAGTGGATTTTTGGCAGGTACCGCTATGTATAGAAGGTGCTGATAACGATATTACAGCGCAACTTGAATTACTGGCGCAAACTATTAGTAATAATGTACAGCGTGTAAGTACATCGCAACGTACCATATTACATTTGGCTGCTGTTTTTGCATGCAACTTTCCTAATAATTTGTATGCCATAGCGCAAATGCTTTTGGCACAGCATCAACTTGACTTTGGTTTGCTGCGCCCACTAATTATGGAAACAGCACAAAAAGTGCAAACAAGTTTACCCATTGATGTTCAAACCGGCCCGGCGGTGCGTAATGACACCAAAACAATGGCAGCACATATTGATTTATTGCTTGATTTACCTGCACTGAGGCCACTTTACGAGGCGTTAAGTCAAAGTATTATCAAAATGGGAATTGAACATAAGGCAGATAAGTAA
- a CDS encoding Ppx/GppA phosphatase family protein encodes MNDCFAVMDLGTNTFHLMIARVTDGHFTQIARDHEPVKLGEGGINKGFIQQNAFDRGLATMHRFSLQIKQYNIQRVKAIATSALRSAKNGQAFIDNVKEQTGIEIEIIDGLQEATYIYQGVKASGALTDDKALIMDIGGGSVEFIICTNNTMLWKQSFEIGAARLIERFHQVDPIPHQSITALHNYLGESLQPLFEAAQGITVNKLIGSAGAFETFAEVIELETQPAFDVKDIKTYNFDIDHLVRITDVLIASSNKQRQAMKGIISLRVDMIVAASIITRYVMQKLDIKQVSMSTYSLKEGVMAGLAQ; translated from the coding sequence ATGAACGATTGCTTTGCTGTAATGGACCTCGGTACCAACACTTTTCATTTAATGATTGCGCGTGTTACAGATGGCCATTTTACCCAAATTGCCCGCGACCATGAACCCGTTAAACTGGGCGAAGGTGGTATAAATAAGGGCTTTATACAGCAAAACGCTTTCGACCGCGGTTTAGCTACCATGCACCGCTTTAGCTTGCAAATAAAACAATATAATATACAACGGGTAAAAGCTATTGCCACATCGGCATTACGTAGCGCAAAAAACGGGCAGGCGTTTATTGATAACGTAAAAGAGCAAACGGGTATCGAAATTGAGATTATTGATGGCTTACAAGAGGCAACTTATATCTATCAGGGCGTTAAAGCATCGGGTGCTTTAACTGATGATAAAGCTCTTATTATGGATATTGGCGGCGGCAGTGTAGAGTTTATTATTTGCACCAATAACACCATGCTATGGAAACAAAGCTTTGAAATTGGTGCCGCCCGGCTGATTGAACGGTTCCATCAGGTCGACCCAATTCCGCACCAATCAATAACTGCATTACACAACTACCTCGGCGAAAGCCTCCAACCATTATTTGAGGCCGCCCAAGGCATTACCGTTAATAAACTAATTGGTTCGGCAGGCGCATTTGAAACCTTCGCCGAAGTTATTGAACTGGAAACACAGCCAGCTTTTGATGTAAAAGATATTAAAACCTATAATTTTGATATCGACCATTTGGTACGCATAACCGATGTACTCATCGCGTCATCAAACAAACAACGCCAGGCCATGAAGGGCATCATCTCACTAAGGGTTGATATGATAGTGGCGGCATCCATAATAACCCGCTACGTAATGCAAAAACTGGATATTAAGCAGGTAAGCATGAGCACTTACTCCTTAAAAGAGGGTGTAATGGCGGGATTGGCACAGTAA
- a CDS encoding C40 family peptidase, translating to MEYGICNLAIVPLRADAAHRSEMVSQLLFGETFEIVEHRDDWVRVMTSFDGYEGWLSKLQYAAVTADDVSQLSSVPAITTRAIITAARKEDDNTMLYLPFGSTLPFYNGADCRLAGSNYNVETSGNLDALIETAYSFLNTPYLWGGRSHFGIDCSGYVQAVLRTQRVVLKRDASLQAAQGTLVDFLQGARLGDLAFFDNAEGHIIHVGIMLDNQSIIHASGRVKIDKIDDQGIYSVEQKKYTHKLRIIKRFI from the coding sequence ATGGAATACGGTATTTGTAATTTAGCGATAGTACCTCTGCGTGCCGACGCCGCTCACCGCAGCGAAATGGTATCGCAACTGTTATTTGGCGAAACCTTTGAGATAGTTGAACACCGCGACGATTGGGTACGTGTTATGACCAGTTTTGATGGTTACGAAGGCTGGCTTAGTAAATTGCAATATGCTGCTGTAACTGCCGATGATGTATCGCAGCTATCTTCTGTTCCTGCTATTACTACGCGCGCGATAATTACAGCCGCCCGTAAAGAAGACGACAACACTATGCTATACCTGCCTTTTGGCAGCACCTTGCCGTTTTATAACGGTGCCGATTGCCGCCTTGCAGGTAGCAATTATAATGTTGAAACGTCGGGCAACCTTGATGCTCTAATAGAAACAGCTTATTCTTTTTTAAATACACCATATTTGTGGGGAGGCCGAAGCCATTTCGGTATTGATTGCTCGGGATATGTGCAGGCCGTTTTACGCACCCAACGTGTAGTTTTAAAACGCGATGCAAGCCTGCAGGCAGCCCAGGGTACTCTGGTTGATTTTTTACAAGGTGCCCGCTTAGGCGACCTGGCTTTTTTTGACAATGCCGAGGGCCACATTATCCATGTGGGTATTATGCTTGATAATCAAAGCATCATCCATGCATCGGGCAGGGTGAAAATTGATAAAATTGACGACCAGGGTATATATTCTGTGGAGCAGAAAAAGTATACCCATAAGTTGAGAATAATTAAACGATTTATTTGA
- a CDS encoding KdsC family phosphatase has product MLNKLKDITTFIFDVDGVLTDGSVFVTEAGEQCRTFNTKDGYAIQLAVKCMYNVCVITGGKSEGVRHRLNGLGVTDVFLGAHTKLDIYKDYISKNYIDPANILYMGDDIPDIDIMKVIGLPTCPADAAEEVKAVSRYISPVLGGRGCVRDVIEKVLKIQGKWMSENATSL; this is encoded by the coding sequence ATGCTGAACAAACTCAAAGACATTACTACCTTTATTTTTGATGTTGACGGTGTATTGACCGACGGATCGGTGTTTGTTACCGAAGCTGGCGAGCAGTGCCGTACCTTTAACACTAAAGATGGTTATGCTATACAACTGGCGGTTAAGTGCATGTACAATGTGTGCGTAATAACGGGAGGTAAATCGGAGGGAGTGAGGCACCGTTTAAATGGCCTGGGTGTAACTGATGTGTTTTTAGGGGCACACACCAAACTGGATATTTACAAGGATTATATCTCGAAAAATTATATCGACCCGGCTAATATCTTGTACATGGGCGATGATATTCCGGATATTGACATCATGAAGGTAATTGGTTTACCTACCTGCCCAGCTGATGCGGCTGAAGAAGTTAAGGCTGTATCGCGATACATATCGCCGGTTTTAGGAGGCCGGGGTTGCGTGCGGGATGTGATAGAAAAAGTACTGAAAATACAAGGCAAATGGATGAGCGAGAATGCTACATCGCTGTGA
- a CDS encoding Maf family protein: MNQNIPPVILASKSPRRQELLTLMNINFRVVLKDVDESYPEGLSPQEIALYIAEKKCRAFDELIEDEIVITADTIVSIDNQILGKPETPEHAVAMLQTLSGRKHQVITGVCILYKQQYNLFYDVSDVLFRVLSDDEINFYVDKYQPLDKAGSYGIQEWIGLTGIIKIDGSYTNVVGLPTEKLYQALIKLQ, encoded by the coding sequence ATGAACCAAAACATTCCACCTGTTATACTGGCATCAAAATCGCCGCGCAGGCAAGAGCTTTTAACGCTCATGAACATTAACTTTAGGGTTGTGCTCAAGGATGTTGACGAATCGTACCCGGAAGGTTTATCGCCACAGGAAATTGCCCTTTACATTGCCGAAAAAAAGTGCCGCGCCTTTGACGAACTGATTGAAGACGAAATTGTAATTACTGCCGATACCATTGTAAGCATTGATAACCAGATATTAGGTAAACCCGAAACACCCGAGCATGCAGTTGCTATGCTGCAAACCCTATCGGGCCGCAAGCACCAGGTTATTACCGGGGTATGCATTTTGTACAAACAGCAATATAATTTATTTTACGATGTATCGGACGTGTTGTTCCGTGTACTGAGCGATGACGAGATTAACTTTTATGTAGATAAATACCAACCTCTTGATAAAGCAGGTTCGTATGGCATACAAGAGTGGATAGGTTTAACCGGCATTATAAAAATTGATGGCTCGTACACCAACGTAGTTGGCCTGCCTACCGAGAAGCTATACCAGGCCCTTATTAAGCTGCAATAA
- a CDS encoding nucleotide exchange factor GrpE, which translates to MLKKKKMEDQETSVDANEQSNESQNAGDATIASEMEQQILDEISAEDKLKDELAQANDKYLRLFAEFDNFRRRTSKERVELLQTAGKEVIAAMLPVLDDFDRALKAMETATDVVPVKEGVALVQNKLKHILTSKGLKPMEAKGQPFDGDLHEGITSIPAGDELKGKVVDELEKGYYLNDKVIRFAKVVVGA; encoded by the coding sequence ATGTTAAAGAAAAAAAAGATGGAAGACCAGGAAACTTCTGTGGATGCGAACGAGCAATCAAATGAATCGCAAAACGCAGGCGACGCTACTATTGCCAGCGAAATGGAACAACAAATATTGGACGAAATAAGCGCCGAAGATAAATTGAAAGACGAATTGGCACAGGCCAATGACAAATATCTGCGCCTGTTTGCCGAATTTGACAACTTTAGGCGCCGCACCAGCAAAGAGCGTGTTGAGCTTTTGCAAACTGCCGGTAAAGAAGTTATTGCAGCAATGCTACCCGTGCTTGATGATTTTGACCGCGCCTTAAAAGCTATGGAAACCGCTACCGATGTTGTACCCGTTAAAGAAGGTGTTGCATTAGTTCAAAATAAACTGAAACATATTTTAACCAGCAAAGGCTTAAAGCCAATGGAAGCCAAAGGCCAGCCATTTGATGGCGACCTGCACGAAGGTATTACCAGCATCCCCGCCGGTGATGAACTGAAAGGCAAAGTTGTTGACGAATTGGAAAAAGGTTATTATCTAAACGACAAAGTTATCCGCTTTGCTAAGGTAGTAGTAGGAGCATAA
- a CDS encoding acyl-CoA reductase: protein MSQATPQYLTDTFAQLGHRLSNPDDTLQQLILSEQHYNAWFTPLSVANAVKAVGGMLNKADLSKWFEGWEVGSRKPEAGSQESDNDQKVSPSGGDLEGVKIGLILAGNIPLVGFHDALCVLASGNYAMIKASSNDARLLKYVLGQLVEIAPEFADKFDFVDRLAGFDAVIATGSNNTSRYFDYYFGKVPNIIRKNRNSVALLTGNETKEQLFLLGHDIFDFFGLGCRNVSKLLVPAGYNFTPFFEAIEPHQPIINHHKYNNNYDYNKSIYLVNGDKHLDNGFLLVKEDARLASPLAVLYFEYYNDIASPENRLTELTNDIQCIVTTTPVKVNNQVVNFGKSQQPALWDYADGVDTMKFLTADLK from the coding sequence ATGTCACAAGCAACACCACAATATTTAACAGATACCTTTGCCCAACTGGGCCACCGTTTAAGCAATCCCGATGATACCTTACAACAGCTTATTTTAAGCGAGCAGCATTATAACGCCTGGTTTACCCCGTTAAGCGTTGCCAATGCCGTAAAAGCCGTTGGTGGCATGCTTAACAAAGCCGATTTAAGCAAATGGTTTGAGGGATGGGAAGTCGGAAGCCGGAAGCCGGAAGCCGGAAGTCAGGAGTCAGATAACGATCAAAAAGTCTCCCCTTCCGGGGGAGATTTAGAGGGGGTTAAAATAGGTTTAATCCTTGCCGGCAATATCCCTTTAGTTGGTTTTCACGATGCACTTTGTGTACTGGCATCAGGCAATTACGCCATGATAAAGGCATCATCAAACGATGCGCGGCTGCTTAAATACGTTTTGGGCCAGTTAGTTGAAATAGCCCCTGAGTTTGCAGATAAGTTTGATTTTGTTGACCGCCTTGCCGGCTTTGATGCCGTTATAGCTACCGGAAGCAATAATACATCGCGTTACTTTGATTATTATTTTGGCAAAGTTCCAAACATCATCCGCAAAAACCGCAATAGCGTGGCCCTGCTCACAGGCAACGAAACCAAAGAACAGCTATTTTTATTAGGCCACGATATTTTCGACTTTTTTGGACTCGGCTGCCGCAATGTGAGCAAACTATTGGTACCTGCCGGTTACAATTTCACACCATTTTTTGAAGCCATCGAACCGCATCAGCCCATCATAAACCATCACAAATACAACAACAATTACGATTACAATAAATCCATATACCTCGTTAACGGAGATAAACACCTCGATAACGGTTTTTTATTGGTTAAGGAAGACGCGCGGTTAGCCTCGCCCCTTGCCGTTTTATATTTTGAATATTATAATGATATAGCCTCTCCCGAAAACCGTTTAACCGAATTAACCAACGATATACAATGCATTGTAACCACAACTCCCGTTAAAGTTAACAACCAGGTAGTCAATTTTGGCAAGAGCCAGCAACCAGCCCTTTGGGATTATGCCGACGGTGTTGATACGATGAAGTTTTTGACCGCTGATTTAAAATGA
- a CDS encoding 2Fe-2S iron-sulfur cluster-binding protein: MNVFNIKINFEEKDHQTLELPIAEGESVLDVCLENGIDLQHNCGGVCGCSTCHIYVNRGMDSIQEISDKEEDFIDRAVNPRITSRLGCQCIMIDGDLEVTIPDQSQFMGH, encoded by the coding sequence ATGAACGTTTTTAATATTAAGATAAACTTTGAGGAGAAAGATCACCAAACACTTGAGCTGCCAATAGCCGAGGGTGAATCGGTACTGGATGTTTGCCTCGAAAATGGGATAGATCTGCAGCATAACTGCGGTGGTGTTTGCGGATGCAGCACTTGCCATATCTACGTAAACAGGGGTATGGATAGCATTCAGGAAATATCAGACAAGGAAGAAGATTTTATTGATCGCGCTGTAAACCCACGTATAACCTCGCGCCTGGGCTGCCAATGCATTATGATTGACGGCGATTTGGAAGTTACCATTCCGGATCAATCGCAATTTATGGGGCATTAA